Proteins found in one Pelobacter seleniigenes DSM 18267 genomic segment:
- a CDS encoding IS110 family transposase, translating to MTKSITYVGFDVHKNSIDVALADAGRESEIRYYGTINGDLASLDKVIRKLVSRGTRPSFVYEAGPCGYEIYRHLTQQGYDCKVVAPSLIPRKSGDRIKNDRRDAEMLARLHRAGELTPVYVPCLEDEAMRDLCRARIDSKSAERKARQQLGAFLLRSGFRYSGKTPWSKAHWNWISCIKMPHPAQQITLQEYIDAVRSCTERVERMTEQIRQLAEQWRMNPVVEAIQALRGVSLIVATTTVAELGDLTRFDHPRQLMAYLGLVPSEHSSGETVKRGGITKTGNGHARRMLVEAAWSYRLPARVSRRLLERQRHLPQAVWEIAWKAQLRLCSRYRLLTAKGKRSQVVIAAIARELSAFIWAIAQTVPRPA from the coding sequence ATGACAAAGTCTATCACTTATGTTGGTTTCGATGTTCATAAAAACTCGATCGATGTCGCGTTAGCCGATGCTGGCCGCGAGAGTGAGATCCGCTATTACGGCACCATTAACGGAGATCTTGCCTCACTGGACAAGGTGATCCGTAAACTGGTCTCACGGGGAACCAGACCCTCCTTTGTTTACGAGGCCGGACCCTGTGGCTATGAAATCTATCGGCATCTGACACAGCAAGGATACGATTGCAAGGTGGTTGCCCCATCGCTGATTCCGCGAAAAAGCGGCGACCGCATCAAGAATGATCGCCGCGACGCTGAGATGCTGGCGCGGCTGCATCGTGCTGGAGAACTGACTCCGGTCTATGTCCCTTGTCTCGAAGATGAGGCGATGCGCGACTTGTGCAGAGCCCGCATCGACAGCAAAAGTGCTGAACGCAAAGCGCGCCAACAACTGGGGGCCTTTCTCCTGCGCAGCGGGTTCCGCTACAGCGGGAAAACACCCTGGAGCAAGGCTCACTGGAACTGGATCTCTTGCATCAAGATGCCGCACCCGGCCCAGCAGATCACCTTGCAGGAATATATTGATGCCGTACGTTCCTGCACAGAACGAGTTGAACGCATGACCGAACAGATTCGCCAACTTGCCGAGCAGTGGCGCATGAATCCTGTCGTCGAGGCGATTCAGGCCCTGCGAGGCGTCTCCCTGATTGTTGCGACAACAACGGTTGCCGAATTGGGAGACCTGACCCGCTTTGATCATCCTCGACAGCTCATGGCGTACCTGGGATTGGTTCCCTCGGAACACTCCAGCGGCGAGACGGTCAAGCGTGGCGGGATCACCAAAACCGGGAACGGACATGCCCGGCGCATGCTGGTCGAAGCGGCTTGGTCGTATCGACTTCCGGCTCGGGTCAGTCGTCGGCTGCTTGAACGGCAGAGGCACCTACCGCAGGCTGTTTGGGAGATCGCCTGGAAAGCACAATTGAGGCTCTGCTCCCGCTATCGACTGCTGACCGCCAAGGGGAAACGCAGTCAGGTGGTCATTGCGGCCATCGCCCGTGAGTTATCAGCATTTATCTGGGCCATCGCCCAAACGGTGCCACGCCCGGCATAG
- a CDS encoding histidine kinase N-terminal 7TM domain-containing diguanylate cyclase, producing the protein MPELHINSLPSFAILLLIIAGFEVFFTALAFHHRRAVGGRSFLFLMLAMIVYTVGYAFEIASADLQTALFFSDIQYLGIPFIPFFLYSLIRKYLTNTNTIPLKLTASLLIIPICTFFMHLTTFKNNLFYVNPSLIFHEGNSILLFKKGPWYYVDSAYTIILVLMSLAYSIFRFIKNKKYRNNISLIILATAFPFFGYILYLLELAPTNFDINPLAFGASCPLLAIAIFQLSLFEIVPVARDHIFENFDQGIIVTNSENKLVDYNKSIQSIFPEIEKYRIGSDINHIPLQNRERQTSLYRLLNEEKTFIVKKNEEDHYYNIRKNIISDTNKSYGGIIYILSDITEEKKLEKQLHAMATTDSLTGIENRRNILEIGEKALEYATRYKRELSIIIFDIDHYKKINDTWGHQAGDSVLIEITRLCRRQIRESDSLGRYGGDEFILILPESSHPTALVVAEKLRSAIAETTISLEKCKITVTASFGIATLNKGETFTDLFNRADQRLYQVKKSGRNRVY; encoded by the coding sequence ATGCCCGAATTACACATAAATAGTCTACCATCGTTCGCTATCCTTCTTCTTATTATTGCCGGTTTTGAGGTTTTCTTTACAGCCCTGGCATTCCATCATCGTAGAGCGGTTGGGGGTCGTTCTTTTTTGTTTCTGATGCTGGCAATGATTGTCTATACAGTGGGGTATGCTTTTGAAATAGCTTCAGCAGATCTACAAACAGCCCTGTTTTTTTCCGATATTCAATATCTTGGCATACCATTTATTCCATTTTTCCTCTATTCTCTTATCAGGAAATATCTGACCAACACAAATACTATTCCCTTAAAATTAACAGCCTCCCTCCTTATCATACCTATATGCACTTTCTTCATGCATTTAACGACTTTTAAGAACAATCTTTTTTATGTTAATCCAAGCCTTATCTTTCATGAAGGAAACTCTATCCTTCTGTTTAAAAAAGGACCATGGTATTACGTCGATTCAGCATATACTATAATTCTTGTTCTCATGTCCTTGGCTTATAGCATTTTCCGTTTTATAAAAAATAAAAAGTATAGAAACAATATTTCACTAATCATTTTAGCAACAGCTTTTCCATTTTTTGGATACATCTTATATCTTTTAGAATTAGCACCTACAAACTTTGACATCAACCCACTAGCGTTTGGTGCATCATGCCCTCTTTTAGCTATAGCAATCTTCCAGCTATCTCTCTTTGAAATTGTTCCTGTTGCAAGAGACCATATTTTTGAAAATTTTGATCAAGGGATTATAGTAACAAATTCAGAAAATAAGCTTGTCGATTACAACAAATCCATACAATCAATTTTTCCAGAAATTGAAAAATATCGCATAGGATCTGATATTAACCATATTCCTCTACAAAATAGAGAACGACAAACAAGTCTTTATAGACTTCTCAATGAAGAAAAGACATTCATTGTCAAAAAGAATGAAGAAGATCATTATTACAATATAAGAAAAAATATCATATCTGACACAAATAAATCTTACGGAGGGATAATTTATATTCTTTCCGACATAACAGAGGAGAAGAAACTCGAGAAGCAACTTCATGCTATGGCCACGACCGATTCGCTAACTGGCATAGAAAACAGGCGAAACATTCTTGAGATTGGAGAAAAAGCACTTGAATATGCCACAAGATACAAGCGAGAGCTGAGTATTATCATCTTTGATATCGATCATTACAAAAAAATAAATGACACCTGGGGACATCAGGCCGGCGATAGCGTGTTGATTGAAATAACTCGACTCTGCAGACGTCAAATTCGTGAAAGCGACTCTTTGGGACGCTACGGTGGTGACGAATTTATTCTTATTCTACCGGAATCTTCCCATCCAACAGCCCTGGTTGTCGCCGAAAAGCTACGTAGCGCAATCGCGGAAACGACCATCTCTCTGGAAAAATGCAAAATCACTGTGACCGCAAGTTTCGGAATCGCGACCCTGAATAAGGGCGAGACCTTCACTGATCTTTTTAATCGCGCTGACCAACGATTATATCAAGTCAAAAAATCGGGGAGGAACCGCGTCTACTAG
- a CDS encoding AraC family transcriptional regulator, with protein sequence MKTMSEQQRKELAALIDTYAQSEGLSKTAIPGVSLYRATRTDKIIPGLYNPALCFLAQGRKQTMLNQEIYQYGPSEYLIVSVDLPIMGQVTQASPDEPYLVIKVDISLPLLTDLLSHTEYPLRSNRKAERGIFVGRADATLGDSVLRLARMLATPEDIPVLATPTIREIFYRILRGEHGDKLAQVAFKGSHTERIASAIHKIKANFRESIPVEKLADLAGMSVSGFHAHFKSITAMSPLQFQKNLRLIEARNLMLAGDLDAATTAYQVGYESPSQFNREYTRMFGNPPRRDIDLVKQQNLAAMQPCI encoded by the coding sequence ATGAAGACGATGAGTGAACAGCAAAGAAAAGAGCTGGCTGCTTTAATAGACACCTATGCGCAAAGTGAAGGTTTGTCCAAAACCGCAATTCCCGGGGTATCCCTTTATCGGGCAACAAGAACAGACAAGATCATACCTGGTCTCTATAATCCAGCTTTGTGCTTTCTGGCGCAGGGCCGCAAACAGACAATGCTGAATCAGGAGATTTATCAGTACGGACCATCGGAATATCTGATTGTTTCTGTGGACTTGCCAATCATGGGGCAAGTAACCCAGGCCTCACCAGATGAACCCTATCTTGTTATCAAGGTCGATATCAGTTTGCCACTGCTTACCGACCTCCTGAGCCATACCGAATATCCGCTGCGCTCGAATCGAAAAGCGGAACGAGGGATTTTCGTCGGCAGAGCCGACGCAACCCTGGGAGATAGTGTGCTACGCCTGGCACGGATGCTGGCAACGCCTGAAGATATCCCCGTGCTCGCAACACCAACGATACGGGAGATTTTCTATCGGATTCTACGCGGAGAACATGGCGACAAACTGGCGCAGGTCGCATTTAAAGGGAGTCACACGGAGAGGATCGCCAGCGCTATCCACAAAATCAAAGCTAACTTTCGGGAATCAATCCCGGTAGAAAAACTGGCCGATCTTGCCGGCATGAGCGTCTCAGGCTTTCATGCCCATTTTAAATCCATCACGGCCATGAGCCCGCTGCAATTCCAAAAAAATCTGCGCCTGATCGAAGCGCGAAATCTGATGCTGGCAGGCGATCTGGATGCAGCCACCACAGCCTACCAGGTCGGCTATGAAAGCCCCTCGCAGTTTAATCGTGAATATACCCGCATGTTCGGCAATCCGCCCAGGCGGGATATCGATCTGGTAAAACAACAGAATCTGGCAGCAATGCAACCCTGCATCTAG
- a CDS encoding Hsp70 family protein: protein MQIVFAIDFGTSNSALSVYRNGQVELVNVDAGSKTAGLMRSVLYFNEDREIFTGTEAINQYVEEGGSGRFMQSIKTFLPSSNFSGTDIFGKRYAIDDLIAILLKELKAKGEEHVGCQVDSVVLGRPVVFSEDSSKDAAAEKYLEKAARKAGFKNICFQYEPVAAAQAYKDSLQPGHEKIVFIGDFGGGTSDFSVLRVNGNSAGKKDGHSEVLGLGGVYIAGDKLDSQVMWDKVAHHFGRNARYKAFATEQWTEIPDSLIYTLSQWHRIPLLRTRQNRELIRVIKRSTDNPQAIQNLENIIEENFGFALFQAIEQAKCDLSSATQTNIRFNETDLELDEALSKSEFEQLNHNNFKKIEDCIDEVFSQCGLNAAQIDTVSLTGGTSKIPYIQKLFTNRFGSDKTINRNAFTSVAHGLALSVPLLIS, encoded by the coding sequence TTGCAGATCGTATTCGCTATCGACTTCGGAACCAGTAATTCAGCCCTTTCGGTCTATCGCAACGGCCAGGTTGAGCTCGTCAATGTCGATGCCGGCAGCAAAACCGCCGGGTTGATGCGTTCAGTGCTCTATTTCAATGAAGACCGTGAGATCTTCACCGGAACCGAAGCGATCAACCAATATGTCGAAGAGGGTGGCAGCGGCCGCTTTATGCAGTCGATCAAAACCTTTCTGCCCAGCAGCAACTTCAGTGGCACGGACATTTTCGGTAAACGCTATGCCATCGACGACCTGATCGCTATCCTCCTTAAAGAGCTAAAAGCAAAAGGTGAAGAACATGTCGGCTGCCAGGTTGACAGTGTTGTTCTTGGCCGCCCGGTGGTTTTCTCGGAAGACAGCAGCAAAGATGCCGCCGCGGAAAAATATTTGGAAAAAGCCGCCCGTAAAGCTGGCTTCAAAAACATCTGCTTCCAGTATGAGCCCGTCGCTGCGGCACAGGCCTACAAGGACAGCCTTCAGCCAGGCCACGAAAAGATCGTCTTTATCGGTGATTTCGGTGGCGGGACATCCGACTTTTCTGTGCTCCGGGTTAACGGAAATTCAGCCGGAAAAAAAGACGGCCACAGTGAAGTTCTTGGCCTTGGTGGGGTTTATATTGCCGGGGACAAATTGGATTCACAGGTCATGTGGGATAAGGTCGCTCATCATTTTGGCCGGAACGCCAGATACAAAGCGTTTGCCACCGAGCAGTGGACAGAAATCCCGGACAGCCTGATCTACACTCTGAGTCAGTGGCACCGTATTCCGCTGCTGCGCACTCGCCAGAACCGGGAGCTGATCCGCGTTATCAAGCGCAGCACCGACAACCCGCAAGCGATTCAGAATCTGGAAAACATCATTGAGGAGAACTTCGGCTTCGCCCTGTTCCAGGCCATCGAACAGGCCAAGTGCGATCTTTCCAGTGCTACGCAAACCAACATCCGTTTCAACGAAACCGATCTGGAACTGGACGAAGCTCTGAGCAAAAGCGAATTTGAACAACTCAATCACAACAACTTCAAAAAGATCGAAGACTGCATCGACGAGGTCTTCAGCCAGTGCGGCTTAAACGCTGCGCAGATCGATACCGTCTCCCTGACCGGCGGCACCTCAAAGATCCCCTACATCCAAAAGCTTTTCACCAACCGTTTCGGCTCAGACAAAACCATAAACCGAAACGCCTTCACCAGTGTCGCTCATGGTTTGGCTCTTAGCGTACCGCTGCTGATTTCCTAG
- a CDS encoding tagaturonate reductase, which translates to MNDLNRSLMDLPSYPERILQIGEGNFLRCFIGWQVDILNEKHGLNAGIVVARPIDSELPPSLNVQDGLYTTLLRGYDEDNQLRNEKRIVSSVTREISIYREYAEFLQLAHNPELRFIFSNTTEAGIAYSDQDRFEDTPPATYPAKLTRLLYERFEAFGGAKDKGFILFPCELLDYNGELLKEYVLRYAKLWNLSAAFTSWLEEANTFCSTLVDRIVTGYPRDEVAELEQELGYHDRFMVTGEYFHLFVIQAPQWVGEELKLAGSGLHVEIIDDLKPYKQRKVGILNGCHTALTPVAWLCGIEFVKDATSDPQLENYLSQLLDREIIPCLPLPVEELKPFADSVIGRFKNPFIKHKLLDISLNSMTKFRTRLLPQLLRYSQDNGTVPPLMSLAMAALICFYRGELNGASYPTKDDQPFLDMYRELWGEAGMGAVDLATATAIAKRVLSLDQHWEAELLKVDGLLEQVAAFIVSMTGKGMRETLAEVL; encoded by the coding sequence ATGAATGACTTGAATAGAAGTTTGATGGATCTGCCGAGTTACCCGGAGCGGATTCTGCAAATCGGTGAAGGGAATTTCCTGCGTTGCTTTATCGGCTGGCAGGTGGATATCCTCAATGAAAAACACGGCCTCAACGCCGGGATTGTTGTCGCCCGGCCCATCGATAGCGAACTGCCGCCGTCGCTCAACGTGCAGGACGGGCTCTACACCACTTTGTTGCGCGGTTATGATGAGGACAACCAGCTGCGCAACGAAAAGCGCATCGTCTCCAGCGTCACCCGCGAGATTTCCATTTATCGCGAATACGCCGAATTTCTACAGCTGGCGCATAACCCCGAACTGCGCTTCATTTTCAGCAATACGACCGAAGCAGGGATCGCCTACAGCGATCAGGACCGTTTCGAAGACACCCCGCCGGCGACCTATCCGGCCAAGCTGACCCGGCTGCTGTATGAGCGGTTTGAGGCTTTTGGCGGTGCCAAGGACAAGGGCTTCATCCTTTTCCCCTGTGAACTGCTCGATTACAACGGTGAACTGCTGAAGGAGTATGTGCTCAGGTATGCCAAACTCTGGAACCTGTCCGCCGCTTTTACCAGCTGGTTGGAAGAGGCCAACACCTTCTGCTCGACCCTGGTCGACCGCATCGTCACCGGCTATCCGCGTGATGAAGTGGCCGAACTGGAGCAGGAGCTGGGCTACCATGATCGTTTTATGGTGACTGGTGAATACTTCCATCTGTTCGTCATTCAGGCTCCCCAGTGGGTCGGGGAGGAGCTCAAGCTGGCTGGCAGCGGTCTGCATGTCGAGATAATCGACGATCTCAAACCTTACAAACAACGCAAGGTCGGCATTCTCAACGGTTGTCACACCGCCCTGACGCCGGTGGCCTGGCTATGCGGCATTGAGTTCGTCAAGGACGCCACCAGCGATCCCCAGTTGGAAAATTATCTGTCGCAGTTGCTCGATAGAGAGATTATTCCCTGCCTGCCGTTGCCAGTGGAGGAACTGAAACCCTTTGCCGATAGTGTTATCGGGCGTTTCAAGAACCCCTTTATCAAACACAAACTGCTTGATATCTCGTTGAATTCCATGACCAAGTTCCGTACCCGGCTGTTACCGCAGCTGCTGCGCTACAGTCAGGACAACGGCACGGTTCCGCCGCTAATGAGCCTGGCCATGGCGGCCCTGATCTGCTTTTACCGCGGTGAACTGAATGGCGCCAGCTACCCGACCAAGGACGATCAGCCGTTTTTGGACATGTACCGGGAGCTTTGGGGCGAAGCCGGCATGGGCGCGGTCGACCTCGCTACCGCAACGGCCATTGCCAAACGGGTGTTGAGCCTTGATCAGCACTGGGAAGCCGAACTGTTGAAGGTCGATGGCCTGCTCGAACAGGTGGCCGCCTTTATCGTCAGCATGACCGGCAAAGGCATGCGGGAGACGCTTGCGGAGGTTCTGTGA
- a CDS encoding SDR family NAD(P)-dependent oxidoreductase yields MTKLALITGGSRGLGRSMALHLARKGRDIILTYQRDKASADEVVEAIKAKGQRAVALQLDVARAETFSSFAETVKMVLRDTFNRSEFDYLINNAGSGLHQNLMETTEEQFMQMMNEHIKAPFFLSQRLIPLMADGGRILNVSSGLTRIIHPGYGAYAIMKTAVEALTLYLAKELGPRRIAVNTLAPGAIETDFRGGAVRDNKDVNAQIAAITALGRVGLPDDIGGVVAAILDDEAGWINGQRIEASGGQAI; encoded by the coding sequence ATGACGAAACTTGCATTAATCACAGGTGGCAGTCGTGGCCTAGGAAGAAGCATGGCTTTACACCTGGCCAGAAAAGGCCGGGATATTATCCTGACTTATCAGCGTGACAAAGCCTCGGCCGACGAGGTCGTCGAGGCGATTAAAGCCAAGGGTCAAAGGGCCGTCGCACTGCAATTGGATGTAGCCAGAGCGGAAACATTTTCATCTTTTGCTGAAACCGTCAAAATGGTTTTGCGGGACACCTTTAACCGGAGCGAATTTGACTACCTCATTAATAATGCCGGTTCGGGGCTGCATCAGAATTTGATGGAGACGACGGAAGAACAATTCATGCAAATGATGAATGAGCACATCAAGGCCCCGTTTTTTCTGTCTCAAAGACTGATTCCCCTGATGGCGGATGGTGGTCGGATTCTGAATGTCTCTTCAGGATTGACCCGCATCATCCACCCGGGCTATGGGGCTTATGCCATCATGAAAACGGCGGTCGAGGCGTTGACCCTCTATCTGGCCAAAGAACTGGGGCCACGGCGGATTGCGGTCAATACTCTCGCACCAGGCGCGATCGAGACAGATTTCAGAGGCGGGGCCGTGCGCGATAATAAAGATGTAAATGCCCAAATCGCAGCCATAACAGCATTAGGCCGGGTCGGTTTGCCTGATGATATTGGCGGCGTTGTCGCGGCCATTCTTGACGACGAAGCGGGATGGATCAATGGTCAGCGGATAGAAGCGTCAGGCGGCCAGGCTATCTAA
- a CDS encoding flavocytochrome c, with product MKKRYLFILVTVLAVTACSSFRSGPKTEPAAEITTMAAFHAEMSGCQTCHADGSKVTVSDSENHENEQCVSCHGGYEKMANAALEFDPHTSHLGDINCTTCHKGHDAPQFYCNNCHSFNIEAMPFADVPKKAAWDRDWNQEAIQKAIAAGPVEKTDVVVVGAGSTGFNAALTAERKGAKIILFEKAPFTGGNSMLAAGGINAVGTPQQAKKGIKDSVDWFVEDTMKGGRYKNDEKLVRIMAEESADAVKWLESLGVNLDGLKRSGGARVQRTHAPANGASAGPQIIQTLRKVAKREHLDTRLNSRVEKLVLNDNREVVGVVVHGKHSGYYMVAADAVVLATGGYGMNKEMIAWYRPTFAKMTSSNNITATGDGIIMAKEIGASMTDIDWVQAHPTVGKDSRILISETVRGVGAIMVNTDGKRFVNELTTRDRASDAILKQKEGYAWLVFDEQLIAKKKMVRGYEHLGMLKKADTVEGLAKMTGMSALPETIKAYNAYQSTGKDLAFGRSDMPLNLTKPPFYAVRVAPGIHHTMGGVAIDPDSEVLDLQSWPIPGLYAAGEVTGGVHGFNRLGGNAIADTVVFGRRAGAHAAEYALKK from the coding sequence GTGAAAAAACGATATCTATTCATTCTGGTTACGGTTTTGGCAGTAACTGCTTGTAGCAGTTTCAGGAGCGGCCCCAAAACAGAGCCAGCGGCTGAAATCACCACCATGGCGGCTTTTCATGCCGAAATGTCCGGTTGTCAGACCTGTCACGCTGACGGGAGCAAAGTCACCGTCAGTGATAGTGAAAATCATGAGAACGAGCAATGTGTCAGCTGCCATGGCGGTTACGAAAAAATGGCCAATGCTGCGTTGGAGTTTGATCCGCACACCTCCCATCTTGGGGATATCAACTGCACCACCTGCCATAAAGGCCACGATGCTCCACAATTCTATTGCAACAATTGCCACTCCTTTAACATTGAGGCGATGCCTTTTGCCGATGTTCCTAAAAAAGCTGCCTGGGACCGGGACTGGAACCAGGAGGCTATTCAAAAAGCCATCGCAGCAGGTCCTGTCGAAAAGACCGATGTTGTCGTTGTTGGGGCGGGCAGTACCGGATTCAACGCTGCACTGACTGCTGAGCGGAAAGGGGCCAAAATAATTCTGTTTGAAAAAGCTCCCTTTACCGGTGGGAATTCAATGCTTGCTGCCGGCGGGATCAATGCTGTTGGGACTCCGCAGCAGGCCAAGAAGGGGATTAAAGACAGCGTCGATTGGTTTGTTGAAGACACCATGAAGGGTGGTCGCTATAAAAATGACGAAAAACTGGTGCGGATTATGGCGGAAGAATCTGCTGATGCCGTTAAATGGCTGGAATCCTTAGGGGTAAACCTGGACGGGTTGAAGCGTTCCGGTGGCGCACGGGTTCAACGCACCCATGCGCCGGCCAACGGAGCCAGTGCCGGTCCCCAGATTATTCAGACGTTGCGGAAAGTTGCCAAACGTGAGCATCTGGATACCCGGCTCAATTCTCGAGTTGAAAAGTTGGTCCTGAACGACAATAGAGAGGTTGTTGGGGTGGTCGTTCATGGCAAGCACAGCGGCTATTACATGGTTGCTGCGGATGCCGTGGTCCTTGCCACCGGTGGTTACGGGATGAACAAAGAGATGATCGCCTGGTATCGTCCCACCTTTGCCAAGATGACCAGTTCCAACAATATTACCGCAACCGGCGATGGGATCATCATGGCCAAGGAAATCGGCGCCAGCATGACGGATATTGACTGGGTTCAGGCCCATCCGACCGTTGGCAAGGACAGCCGTATTCTCATTTCCGAGACGGTCCGTGGCGTTGGGGCTATTATGGTCAATACCGATGGCAAACGTTTCGTCAATGAACTGACCACCCGCGACCGCGCTTCCGATGCCATCCTTAAGCAAAAGGAAGGTTATGCCTGGTTGGTTTTTGATGAACAGTTGATCGCCAAGAAAAAAATGGTCCGCGGCTACGAACACCTGGGGATGTTGAAAAAGGCCGATACGGTTGAAGGGCTCGCCAAAATGACCGGGATGTCCGCTTTACCGGAAACCATCAAAGCCTATAACGCTTATCAGTCGACTGGAAAAGATCTGGCCTTTGGTCGGAGCGATATGCCGCTGAACCTGACCAAACCGCCATTTTATGCAGTCCGGGTTGCGCCGGGAATTCACCACACCATGGGTGGGGTTGCCATTGACCCCGACTCCGAAGTTCTGGATCTGCAAAGCTGGCCGATTCCCGGTCTTTATGCTGCAGGCGAGGTAACCGGTGGCGTTCATGGCTTTAACCGTCTTGGTGGTAACGCCATTGCCGATACCGTTGTCTTCGGCCGTCGGGCAGGCGCCCATGCTGCGGAATATGCTCTGAAAAAATAA
- a CDS encoding aldo/keto reductase, whose protein sequence is MEYRQLGNSGLMVPAFSLGTGTFGGNNEFFKKWGDIDVKEASELVDICLEHGMNFFDTADLYSTGAAEEILGKAVGNRRNDVLISTKTTFPMGEGPNECGSSRYHIIRAAEDSLRRLGTDHIDIYFMHGFDALTPVEETLAALDNLITSGKVRYIGASNFSGWHLMKSLAISEKRGLARYVVYQGYYSLVGRDYEWELMPLGLDQGVGLMVWSPLGWGRLTGKITRNSPPKEGRIAQGGAAGGPSVEDEYLFRVVDALQDVATEVGKSIPQVALNWLLQRPTVCNVVVGARNADQLKQNLGALGWKLDEAHIAKLDAASHREPTYPYWHQKGFDQRNPKPTQW, encoded by the coding sequence ATGGAATATCGTCAACTTGGAAACTCGGGCCTTATGGTGCCGGCATTCAGCCTGGGCACGGGGACCTTCGGGGGAAATAACGAATTTTTCAAAAAATGGGGCGACATCGACGTGAAGGAAGCCTCAGAACTGGTGGATATCTGCCTTGAGCACGGCATGAATTTTTTCGACACAGCGGATCTCTATTCCACCGGCGCAGCCGAAGAAATCCTCGGCAAGGCGGTGGGCAACCGGCGCAACGACGTGCTCATCTCCACCAAGACCACTTTCCCCATGGGAGAGGGGCCGAACGAGTGCGGCTCGTCGCGCTACCACATCATTCGCGCAGCGGAAGACAGCCTGAGGCGGCTCGGCACCGATCATATCGACATCTACTTCATGCACGGCTTCGACGCTCTAACCCCAGTCGAAGAAACCTTGGCCGCACTTGATAACCTCATAACCTCAGGCAAAGTGCGCTACATAGGGGCCTCCAACTTCTCGGGTTGGCACCTTATGAAGTCGCTCGCCATATCTGAAAAACGCGGGCTGGCACGCTATGTGGTCTACCAGGGCTACTACTCGCTGGTGGGACGCGATTACGAGTGGGAACTGATGCCGCTGGGGCTTGACCAGGGCGTGGGACTGATGGTGTGGAGCCCCCTGGGCTGGGGGCGCCTCACCGGTAAAATCACCCGCAACAGCCCGCCCAAGGAGGGGCGCATCGCCCAAGGTGGCGCTGCGGGCGGTCCGTCAGTGGAAGACGAATACCTGTTCAGGGTGGTCGATGCGCTGCAAGACGTGGCGACCGAGGTCGGCAAAAGCATCCCGCAAGTGGCGCTCAACTGGCTTTTGCAACGGCCCACGGTCTGCAATGTGGTCGTAGGCGCGCGCAATGCCGACCAGTTGAAGCAGAACCTTGGCGCACTGGGGTGGAAACTGGACGAGGCGCATATTGCCAAACTTGACGCGGCCAGCCACCGCGAGCCCACTTATCCCTACTGGCACCAGAAAGGATTCGATCAGCGTAACCCCAAACCAACACAGTGGTAA
- a CDS encoding SDR family oxidoreductase yields the protein MHIFVTGATGFIGSAVAQELLAAGYRVSGLARSGKAAESLRAAGVGVFLGHLGDPASLRAGIASADGIIHTAFNHDFSKIKESCEQDRCSIETFVNALAGSSIPLIVTSATGAIQAKGLLDEDAKPTPASGAPPRAVAEEIVAAAVARGVNASIVRLPPSVHGNGDHAFIPMLIDMARRTGVSAYVGEGQNCWSAVHRLDAAVLYRLVLEKGSKGGVYHGVAEEGIAFREIAGVIGRRLNVPVVSKTPQDAAEHFGWFSHFAQRDMPASSRKTQKDLGWMPKEVGLIADIDRPEYFL from the coding sequence ATGCATATATTTGTCACCGGTGCGACAGGGTTCATCGGGTCTGCTGTCGCCCAGGAACTGCTTGCCGCCGGATACCGGGTCAGCGGTCTGGCGCGTTCCGGCAAGGCAGCTGAATCGTTGCGGGCGGCAGGTGTCGGGGTTTTCCTCGGTCATCTGGGTGATCCGGCTAGCCTGCGCGCAGGGATTGCCTCTGCCGACGGCATCATCCATACTGCCTTTAATCATGATTTTTCCAAGATCAAAGAAAGTTGCGAACAAGACCGCTGCTCTATCGAGACCTTTGTTAACGCGTTGGCCGGCTCCTCCATCCCGTTGATTGTGACCTCTGCCACGGGGGCGATCCAGGCTAAAGGCCTGCTTGATGAAGATGCCAAGCCGACCCCTGCTTCCGGCGCACCACCTCGTGCCGTTGCGGAAGAGATCGTCGCAGCGGCGGTCGCTCGGGGGGTGAATGCGTCCATTGTTCGGCTGCCTCCTTCCGTGCATGGCAATGGCGATCATGCATTCATTCCCATGCTGATTGATATGGCGCGTCGAACAGGCGTGTCTGCTTATGTTGGAGAAGGACAAAATTGCTGGTCCGCTGTCCACAGATTGGATGCGGCGGTGTTGTATCGACTTGTCCTCGAAAAGGGGTCGAAAGGAGGCGTTTATCATGGCGTTGCCGAAGAAGGAATCGCTTTTCGGGAGATCGCAGGAGTCATTGGGCGGCGTCTTAATGTCCCTGTTGTGAGTAAGACGCCGCAGGACGCGGCAGAACATTTCGGCTGGTTCAGCCATTTTGCCCAAAGGGATATGCCGGCATCGAGCCGGAAAACACAAAAAGATTTGGGATGGATGCCCAAAGAGGTCGGATTGATTGCCGATATCGACCGACCTGAATATTTCTTATAG